The following nucleotide sequence is from Micromonospora sp. WMMD1120.
CGGGTCCTGCGGCGGGAAGACCACCACCGTGTCGCCGGTGGCCAGCGGCACCAGCAGCTCCAGTGTGGACGCGTCGAACGCCAGCGGGGACAGCCGCAGCATCCGCATGCCGGGCCGGTCGACGAACAGGCCCGGGTCGTCGGAAAGTCGCAGCACCGCCCGGTGCGGCACGACCACGCCCTTGGGCACCCCCGTCGAGCCGGAGGTGAAGGAGACGTACGCGGTGCGCGCCGGGTCGCTCGACGCCGCCGGGACCGGGTCCGACCCGACCGGCGTCCGCGGGTCGACCAGCGGGCAGTCCACGACGCCCGGCCAGGGCTCGCCCACACCGAGGCGGGTCCGCGCTGCGACGGTCGCCGCCAGATGCGTACGCCACTCGGCGGTGGCGTGCTGGTCGACGGCCACGTAGTGCGCGCCGAGCCGCAGCACACCGAGCACCGCCACCGCCTCGGCGGCCGAGCGGGGCAGCTCCAGGAGCACCGCGTCACCGGCACGTACCCCGTGCGCGTGCAGCAGCCGGGACTGCTCGACCGCGGCGTCGTGCAGGTCACGGTAGGTGAGCGTCAGCCCGGTGTGCGCGTCGACGAGCGCGGTCCGCTCGCCCGAGGTCTCCGCGTACGCCGCGAACCGGTGCCACACGTCGTCGGCCGTGTCGTACGCCCCGCCCGCGCCCAGCTCGCGCAGCCGGGCGTGTTGACCCGCCGAGAGCGTGCTGACCTGCCGCAGCGGCGCGTCCGGGTCGGCGGCCAGCTCCCGCACCGCCGCCTGGAACGACTCGACCAACTCCCCGGCGTCGGCGGCGGTCAGCAGCGCCGTCGCGTACTCCAGCGCGAACCGGGGGCGACCCGACCAGGACTGGAGGTAGAGCAGCGCGTCGAACACCGCGCCGCCGCAGTGTCCCTCGTGCAGCCGCCAGGTTCGGTCACCCACCACCAGCTCGTCGGGCACCAGCTCGTGGTGGGCGGCGAAACCGAGCTGGGCCAGCGGGTTGCGGCCCGGGTCGGCGCCGGCGCCCAGGGCGGCGACGACCCGCTCGAACGGCACGTCGGCGTCGGCGACGGCCGCCGCCAGGGCGTCGGCGACCGAGCGGACGAACTCCCGGACGGTACGGTCGTCGGTCACCGCGCAGCGCACCGGGACGACACGGGTGCAGAGGCCCAGCAGGCGGTCCATGCCCGCCTCGAACCGGCCCGCCGCCGGCACCCCGAGCACCAGGTCGTCCAGACCGGCGCGACGGGACACCGTCAACGCCCACGCCGCCAGGGCCACCGACGTGACGGTCACCCCGCACTGTCGGGCCAACCCGGTGGTCGCCTCCGCCGCCGCCTCGTCGAGGTGGAAGCCCAGCCGGGCGCCGCGCCCGTCGGCCTCGGCGACCGGCGGCAGGTCGGTGGGGAGCGTCACCGTCCACGGCGCGCCGTCCAGCCGCGCGGTGACCCGGGTCAGCGCGGCCCCCAGCGCGCCGGACGACTCCTGCGCCGCGAGCCGGGTGCCGACCCAGTCCGGCGACGGGGCCGCCCCGGCCGGGCCGTCCCCGGCGTAGCACTCGGCGAACTCCCGCGCGAACAACCCGATGCTCCACCCGTCGCTGACCGTGTGGTGCACCAGCATGGTGAGCAGGTCGCGCCGGCCGGTACGGGTCAGCACGAACACCACGGGCGGCTCGGCGAACGGGCGCAGCAGCCGCGCGGCGGCCGGGCCGTACAGGTCGTGCACGGCGCGTACCGCGTCGTCGTCGGGCAGCCTCTGGTGCAGCAGGCGCGGCTGGTAGGGCGCGGGCAGCACGACCCGGGCCTGCCGGGGCTCGCTGACGAAGCGGGTCCGCAGCGCCTCGTGCCGGGTGGTCAGCTCGCGCAGCGCCTCCCGGACCCGGGCCGGGTCGAGCGGCCCGTCCGCCTGCACAGTGAACATCAGGTGGTACGGCGCGTCCTGCTCCAGCAGGTGCGCGGCCAGCATG
It contains:
- a CDS encoding amino acid adenylation domain-containing protein, which produces MVAPDLAAWAPLAARVLGSTPEQVRALAATESFVALGGTSLQAIALVALGQRELRADVDSARLLSALPLAQALAGAVDFVDTAPPVVARRPAERELLPGQRSMLAAHLLEQDAPYHLMFTVQADGPLDPARVREALRELTTRHEALRTRFVSEPRQARVVLPAPYQPRLLHQRLPDDDAVRAVHDLYGPAAARLLRPFAEPPVVFVLTRTGRRDLLTMLVHHTVSDGWSIGLFAREFAECYAGDGPAGAAPSPDWVGTRLAAQESSGALGAALTRVTARLDGAPWTVTLPTDLPPVAEADGRGARLGFHLDEAAAEATTGLARQCGVTVTSVALAAWALTVSRRAGLDDLVLGVPAAGRFEAGMDRLLGLCTRVVPVRCAVTDDRTVREFVRSVADALAAAVADADVPFERVVAALGAGADPGRNPLAQLGFAAHHELVPDELVVGDRTWRLHEGHCGGAVFDALLYLQSWSGRPRFALEYATALLTAADAGELVESFQAAVRELAADPDAPLRQVSTLSAGQHARLRELGAGGAYDTADDVWHRFAAYAETSGERTALVDAHTGLTLTYRDLHDAAVEQSRLLHAHGVRAGDAVLLELPRSAAEAVAVLGVLRLGAHYVAVDQHATAEWRTHLAATVAARTRLGVGEPWPGVVDCPLVDPRTPVGSDPVPAASSDPARTAYVSFTSGSTGVPKGVVVPHRAVLRLSDDPGLFVDRPGMRMLRLSPLAFDASTLELLVPLATGDTVVVFPPQDPTPRALADVLSAAGVTHAWLTSGVFHLVADHRPDAFAGLRQLFTGGGVVSPPHVRQVLRACRGLRLTNGYGPTENTTFTTTYSVEHADATPDPLPIGGPVHGTDLSVVDASGRLVPPGAVGELLAGGVGLADGYLGDPARTDASFVRHDGERRYRTGDLVRWSADGQLRFLGRNDRQVKIAGHRVEPVDVERRLRAQPGVRDAVVFPTGDPATGVRLCAALKPDPDGVDVAAVRRAVEPELAPYARPQQWVTVAEFPLDRNGKVDLRALAALARPTPPPETTAAPPETTAAPARVPAQRSASLAEFEELVTDAWVEALGTDDFDVDEAFFDVGGESLRLAIVRRLLQQRLAGRTIPLTDLYRFPTVQTLARHLYAQTERAGAPS